Proteins encoded by one window of Lemur catta isolate mLemCat1 chromosome 12, mLemCat1.pri, whole genome shotgun sequence:
- the LOC123648256 gene encoding chondroitin sulfate synthase 3, translating into MQQLFHENYEHNRKGYIQDLHNSKIHAAITLHPNKRPAYQYRLHNYMLSRKISELRHRTIQLHRESALMSKLSNTEVSKEDQQLGVLPSFNHFQPRERNEVIEWEFLTGKLLYSAAENQPPRQSINSILRTALDDTVLQVMEMINENAKSRGRLIDFKEIQYGYRRVTPMHGVEYILDLLLLYKRHKGRKLTVPVRRHAYLQQPFSKPFFREAEELDVSSLVESINSDTQSFSFISNSLKILSSFQGAKEMGGHNEKKIHILVPLIGRYDIFLRFMENFENTCLIPKQNVKLVIILFSRDSGQDSTKHVELIKGYQDKYRKAEMTLIPMEGEFSRGLGLEMASSQFDNDTLLLFCDVDLIFRGDFLQRCRDNTIQGQQVYYPIIFSQYDPKVTNAGDPPTDDDFVFSKKTGFWRDYGYGITCIYKSDLLGAGGFDTSIQGWGLEDVDLYNKVILSGLRPFRSQEVGVVHIFHPVHCDPNLDPKQYKMCLGSKASTFASTVQLAELWLEKHLGVRYNRTLS; encoded by the coding sequence atgcaACAACTATTCCATGAAAATTACGAGCACAATCGGAAGGGTTATATACAAGaccttcacaatagcaaaatCCATGCAGCCATAACCCTTCATCCCAACAAAAGGCCTGCCTATCAGTACAGGCTGCATAACTACATGCTCAGCCGCAAGATTTCTGAACTTCGCCACCGCACGATCCAGCTCCACAGGGAGAGTGCGCTGATGAGCAAGCTCAGTAACACTGAAGTGAGCAAAGAAGACCAGCAGCTGGGAGTGTTGCCTTCCTTCAACCACTTCCAGCCTCGGGAGAGAAATGAAGTGATAGAATGGGAGTTCCTGACAGGGAAGCTCCTTTACTCAGCAGCTGAGAACCAGCCTCCTCGGCAGAGCATCAACAGCATTTTAAGAACAGCGCTGGACGACACCGTCCTACAGGTGATGGAGATGATCAACGAGAATGCCAAGAGCAGAGGGCGGCTCATTGACTTCAAGGAAATTCAGTATGGCTACCGCAGGGTGACCCCCATGCACGGGGTGGAGTACATTCTGGATTTGCTCCTCTTGTACAAAAGGCACAAGGGAAGGAAGCTGACGGTGCCCGTGCGGCGCCACGCCTATCTCCAGCAGCCGTTCAGCAAGCCTTTCTTCAGAGAAGCTGAGGAGCTGGATGTCAGCAGCCTTGTGGAGAGTATTAACAGTGACACTCAGTCATTCTCGTTCATATCTAACTCTTTAAAGATCTTATCTTCTTTTCAAGGTGCCAAAGAAATGGGAGGgcacaatgaaaagaaaatacacattcttGTTCCTCTCATTGGAAGGTATGACATTTTCTTGAGATTCATGGAGAACTTTGAAAATACATGTCTTATTCCAAAGCAGAATGTAAAGTTGGTCATCATCCTTTTCAGTAGGGATTCTGGCCAAGATTCCACCAAGCATGTCGAGCTGATAAAAGGATACCAGGACAAGTACCGCAAAGCAGAAATGACCCTGATTCCTATGGAGGGAGAGTTTTCGAGAGGTCTTGGTCTTGAAATGGCATCTTCTCAGTTTGACAATGACACTTTGCTGCTATTTTGTGATGTTGACTTGATCTTCAGAGGAGACTTTCTCCAACGATGCAGAGACAACACAATTCAGGGACAACAGGTGTACTACCCTATCATCTTCAGCCAGTATGACCCAAAGGTAACCAATGCAGGAGATCCTCCCACTGATGATGACTTTGTGTTCTCCAAGAAGACTGGATTTTGGAGAGACTATGGATATGGAATCACCTGTATTTACAAAAGTGATCTTCTGGGTGCAGGTGGATTTGATACCTCAATACAAGGCTGGGGGCTGGAAGATGTAGATCTCTACAATAAAGTTATTCTATCTGGCTTAAGGCCCTTCAGAAGTCAAGAAGTGGGAGTGGTGCATATTTTCCATCCAGTTCATTGTGATCCTAACTTGGACCCTAAGCAGTATAAGATGTGCTTAGGATCCAAGGCAAGTACTTTTGCCTCAACCGTGCAACTGGCTGAACTCTGGTTAGAAAAACATTTGGGTGTCAGGTACAATCGAACTCTCTCCTGA